One Chionomys nivalis chromosome 4, mChiNiv1.1, whole genome shotgun sequence genomic region harbors:
- the Cxcr5 gene encoding C-X-C chemokine receptor type 5 — translation MSYPLTLDVNLNTYNNLEDLYKEWAIYNSSTEIPSQESHFCPTVEGPLLTSFKAIFMPVAYSLIFLLGMMGNILVLVILERHRHTRSSTETFLFHLAVADLLLVFILPFAVAEGSVGWVLGTVLCKVVIALHKINFYCSSLLLACIAVDRYLAIVHAVHAYRRRRLFSIHITCATIWLAGFLFALPEVLFAKVGQPHNNDSLPQCTFSQENEAETKAWFTSRFLYHIGGFLLPMLVMGWCYVGVIHRLCQAQRRPQRQKAVRVAILVTSIFFLCWSPYHVVIFLDTLERLKAVDSSCELSGYLSVAITVCEFLGLAHCCLNPMLYTFAGVKFRSDLSRLLTKLGCAGPASLCQVFPSWRKSSLSESENATSLTTF, via the exons ATGAGCTACCCACTAACCCTGGACGTGAACCTCAACACCTATAACAACCTGGAGGACCTG TACAAGGAATGGGCCATCTACAATAGCAGCACAGAGATACCCTCGCAGGAAAGTCACTTCTGTCCCACAGTGGAGGGACCCCTCCTGACCTCCTTCAAGGCGATCTTCATGCCTGTGGCCTACAGCCTCATCTTCCTCCTGGGGATGATGGGAAACATCCTGGTGCTCGTGATCCTGGAGCGGCACCGGCATACTCGAAGCTCGACCGAGACCTTCCTGTTCCACCTGGCCGTAGCTGACCTCCTCCTGGTCTTTATCCTGCCTTTTGCAGTGGCTGAGGGCTCTGTGGGCTGGGTCCTAGGGACCGTGCTCTGCAAAGTTGTGATCGCGCTGCACAAAATCAATTTCTACTGCAGCAGCCTGCTGCTGGCCTGCATAGCCGTAGACCGTTACCTGGCCATTGTCCACGCTGTCCACGCctaccgccgccgccgcctcttCTCCATCCACATCACCTGTGCCACCATTTGGCTGGCCGGCTTCCTGTTTGCCTTGCCAGAAGTCCTCTTTGCCAAGGTCGGCCAACCTCATAACAATGACTCCCTGCCACAGTGCACCTTCTCTCAAGAGAACGAAGCTGAAACCAAAGCCTGGTTCACCTCCCGTTTCCTCTACCACATCGGGGGCTTCCTGCTACCAATGCTGGTGATGGGCTGGTGTTACGTGGGGGTGATACACAGACTCTGTCAGGCCCAGCGGCGCCCTCAGCGGCAGAAAGCAGTCAGGGTGGCCATCCTAGTgacaagtattttctttctttgctggtcACCCTACCACGTTGTCATTTTCCTAGACACACTGGAGAGACTGAAGGCTGTGGACAGCAGCTGCGAACTGAGTGGCTATCTCTCTGTGGCCATCACCGTGTGTGAATTCCTGGGCCTGGCCCACTGCTGTCTCAATCCCATGCTCTACACCTTCGCTGGTGTCAAGTTCCGCAGTGACTTGTCTCGGCTTCTGACGAAGTTGGGCTGTGCTGGCCCAGCCTCCCTTTGCCAAGTTTTCCCCAGCTGGCGCAAGAGCAGTCTCTCTGAGTCCGAGAACGCCACCTCTCTCACCACCTTCTAG